From the genome of Kaistella daneshvariae, one region includes:
- a CDS encoding response regulator yields MNFKNNLLYGLGISMLLLLLSSAASFISIKNLIESTKMVRESNATIQNLDNVFSLVKDAETSQRGYLLSGDEAFFTPYENAKAKIAQAITELNGDITHSPVQFKNLEQLKVNIEARITILDRNLNYKRVKNQDVTAEQLLSGKKYMDATRATVGAMQTEEERTLQERTDTMNTFASYTPFLIIISALLAITITLVFFRKVMLDFNEKTKLTTELEEKNKETVNRLIAIEKVTAQISEGDYDILSDDNAQHSLGNVAAPLNRMAQSLQTSFNSLEEREWLSTSIAQLNDRMMGEKNVNVLAADILDHITAKTNSHVAALYVQQEDTRLHLEGSFALSASDSRRVLQVGEGIVGQAFQSRQHIVVEDIPNDETTISFATGNTKPRNIVAVPITRYNIPLGVLELASTHEYTPLQLEFLSSVAGNIGLAFHSSQSRVRLQELLEETQAQSEELQSQHAELENINTELEAQSQKLLASEEELRVQQEELLQSNQELEERTSLLEEKNALIEERNIDIQQKSLELEQSTKYKSEFLANMSHELRTPLNSILLLSKLMSESDDLDKQYVEYAEVMQSSGQGLLTLIDEILDLSKIESGKMTLEFNDVPLNEVTADMRMLFSPLAKDKNLELNIETESEVVRMLRTDKLRLEQILKNLLSNAVKFTSEGSITLKVSQDESEEKIIFKVIDTGIGIAKDKMRLVFEAFQQADGSTQRKYGGTGLGLSISRELARLLGGQITLESTEGKGSEFALIVPVDSEKIQDAQEEVQPEAPVYIPETQPQPERYISDRIPESIGDDRDNIQAGDKVILIIEDDTAFAKILVDFSRTKNYKVLVAVRGDEGIEMAHHFKPLAILLDIQLPVMDGWQVMEALKSNAETKPIPVHIMSSMKFRQESLLRGAVDFINKPFALEQMQEIFKKLENVLTKGPKKVLIVEENEQHAKALSYFLSANNINTDIANNVSDSIDALQNREIDCVILDMGVPDRTAYETLETIKQNKGLEQLPIIVFTGKNLSQGEENRIKKYADSIVVKTAYSYQRILDEAGLFLHLVEEKTKKNKQINGGFENLGELRNILKDKTVLIADDDVRNIFSLTKALELHGMKVVPAMDGKEALNTLKNDPTIDVVLMDMMMPEMDGYESIREIRSMPQFKNLPVLAVTSKAMMGDREKCIAVGASDYISKPVDIDQLISLLRVWLYDKI; encoded by the coding sequence ATGAATTTTAAAAACAATCTTCTTTACGGCCTGGGCATATCAATGCTGCTTTTGCTGCTAAGCTCCGCAGCGTCTTTTATCAGTATTAAAAACCTGATCGAAAGTACCAAAATGGTCCGCGAAAGCAACGCTACCATACAAAATCTGGACAATGTTTTCTCTCTTGTTAAAGATGCGGAGACCAGCCAGCGTGGATATCTTCTTTCGGGCGACGAAGCTTTTTTTACCCCTTATGAAAACGCCAAGGCAAAAATTGCGCAGGCCATTACCGAACTTAACGGCGATATTACGCACTCGCCTGTACAGTTCAAAAATCTTGAACAGTTAAAAGTAAATATCGAAGCCCGGATTACGATCCTGGACAGGAACTTAAACTATAAAAGGGTTAAAAATCAGGATGTGACGGCCGAACAGTTGCTTTCGGGTAAAAAATACATGGATGCAACTCGCGCTACCGTTGGTGCAATGCAGACCGAAGAAGAAAGAACGCTGCAGGAACGTACCGATACCATGAATACTTTTGCATCGTACACGCCGTTCCTGATTATTATTTCCGCACTGCTTGCCATAACGATTACCTTGGTATTCTTCCGAAAGGTCATGCTGGATTTCAATGAGAAAACCAAATTGACGACCGAACTGGAAGAAAAAAATAAAGAAACTGTAAACCGCCTTATCGCAATTGAGAAAGTAACCGCACAAATTTCTGAGGGCGATTATGATATTCTTTCTGATGACAACGCACAGCACAGCCTCGGTAATGTAGCCGCGCCACTCAACCGTATGGCCCAATCGCTTCAGACCTCATTCAACTCGCTGGAAGAAAGAGAATGGTTGAGTACTTCGATAGCCCAACTGAATGATCGTATGATGGGCGAGAAAAACGTCAACGTTCTTGCCGCAGATATTTTGGACCATATCACCGCCAAAACCAACAGTCATGTAGCAGCACTCTATGTACAGCAGGAAGATACCCGCCTTCATTTGGAAGGCAGCTTTGCCCTCTCCGCAAGCGACAGCCGCAGAGTTCTGCAGGTTGGGGAAGGAATTGTGGGACAGGCGTTCCAGTCCAGACAACATATTGTTGTAGAAGATATTCCCAACGATGAAACCACCATCAGCTTTGCTACAGGAAACACCAAACCGCGCAACATTGTGGCTGTACCGATTACCAGATATAATATTCCTTTGGGAGTACTGGAACTTGCAAGCACGCATGAATATACCCCGCTGCAGCTCGAATTTCTTTCATCGGTTGCCGGAAATATCGGTCTTGCATTCCATAGTTCACAGAGCCGAGTGAGACTTCAGGAACTTTTGGAAGAAACCCAGGCACAATCGGAAGAATTGCAGTCTCAGCATGCTGAACTGGAAAATATCAATACCGAACTTGAAGCTCAGTCTCAAAAGCTTTTAGCTTCCGAAGAAGAGTTACGCGTGCAGCAGGAAGAACTTCTGCAAAGCAACCAGGAACTTGAAGAACGCACCAGCCTCCTCGAAGAAAAAAACGCGCTAATTGAGGAAAGAAACATCGATATTCAGCAGAAATCTCTCGAGCTGGAGCAAAGCACCAAATACAAGTCGGAATTCCTTGCCAACATGTCCCATGAGCTTCGCACCCCGCTGAATTCTATTTTACTGCTTTCGAAACTTATGTCTGAAAGCGACGATCTTGATAAGCAGTATGTTGAATATGCAGAAGTAATGCAGAGTTCCGGTCAGGGTTTACTGACGCTGATTGATGAAATTTTGGACCTTTCGAAAATTGAATCAGGTAAAATGACGCTTGAGTTCAATGATGTTCCTCTAAATGAAGTTACGGCCGATATGCGAATGCTTTTCAGCCCGCTTGCGAAAGATAAAAATCTGGAACTCAACATCGAAACCGAATCTGAAGTTGTGCGGATGCTGCGTACCGATAAACTCCGCCTGGAACAGATTCTTAAAAACCTGCTTTCAAACGCAGTTAAATTTACTTCTGAAGGCAGCATTACGCTGAAAGTTTCGCAAGACGAATCGGAGGAAAAAATCATTTTTAAAGTCATTGATACCGGAATTGGTATTGCTAAAGACAAGATGAGGCTGGTATTTGAAGCCTTCCAGCAGGCAGACGGCTCAACCCAGCGCAAATATGGAGGTACAGGACTTGGACTTTCCATCAGCCGTGAACTTGCAAGACTTTTGGGTGGCCAAATCACGTTGGAAAGTACCGAAGGAAAGGGAAGCGAGTTCGCCCTCATTGTTCCTGTAGATTCGGAAAAAATTCAGGATGCCCAGGAGGAAGTTCAGCCGGAAGCGCCAGTTTATATTCCAGAAACCCAACCACAGCCTGAACGTTATATTTCGGATAGGATTCCTGAATCCATCGGTGACGACCGCGATAATATCCAGGCCGGCGACAAAGTGATATTGATTATTGAAGATGATACCGCATTCGCCAAAATTCTCGTAGATTTTTCCCGCACGAAAAACTATAAAGTGCTTGTTGCCGTACGTGGCGATGAAGGGATTGAAATGGCACATCATTTTAAACCGCTGGCAATTCTGCTGGACATTCAGCTGCCGGTCATGGACGGCTGGCAGGTGATGGAAGCGCTGAAATCCAACGCGGAAACCAAACCGATTCCGGTGCATATTATGTCTTCAATGAAGTTCAGACAGGAGAGTTTGCTGCGCGGCGCTGTAGATTTCATCAACAAACCGTTTGCCCTTGAGCAGATGCAGGAAATCTTTAAAAAACTTGAAAATGTACTGACGAAAGGCCCAAAGAAAGTGCTGATTGTAGAGGAAAACGAGCAGCATGCAAAAGCACTGAGCTATTTCCTAAGTGCCAACAACATCAATACGGACATCGCCAATAATGTTTCAGACAGTATCGACGCCCTGCAAAACCGTGAAATCGATTGTGTGATTCTGGATATGGGTGTTCCCGACAGAACCGCCTACGAAACACTGGAAACCATCAAACAGAACAAAGGACTGGAGCAGCTTCCGATCATTGTATTCACCGGGAAAAACCTTTCTCAGGGTGAAGAAAACCGAATCAAGAAATATGCAGATTCCATTGTGGTGAAAACTGCGTACTCATATCAGCGAATCCTGGACGAAGCCGGTTTGTTTCTGCACTTGGTGGAAGAAAAAACCAAAAAGAACAAGCAAATTAACGGAGGCTTCGAAAATTTGGGCGAACTTCGCAATATATTGAAGGACAAAACCGTACTCATTGCGGATGATGATGTAAGGAACATTTTTTCGCTCACCAAAGCCCTGGAACTTCACGGAATGAAAGTAGTTCCTGCTATGGACGGAAAGGAAGCACTCAACACCCTTAAAAATGATCCCACCATTGATGTCGTGCTGATGGACATGATGATGCCGGAAATGGATGGCTATGAAAGTATCCGCGAAATCCGTAGCATGCCTCAGTTTAAAAACCTGCCTGTGCTGGCCGTAACCTCAAAAGCAATGATGGGCGACCGTGAGAAATGCATCGCCGTAGGCGCCTCAGATTATATTTCGAAACCTGTGGACATCGACCAGCTGATCTCATTACTTAGAGTATGGCTGTACGATAAAATTTAA
- a CDS encoding response regulator yields the protein MMNTEKEILIIDDDSRNIFALTAVLKAKKYPCLSASSALKGLKLLEENKNIGAVLMDMMMPEMDGYEAIGKIKSDTALQHIPVIAITAQAMTGDREKCLEAGADGYISKPVNVDQLLVLLNKLLG from the coding sequence ATGATGAATACCGAAAAGGAAATCCTGATCATCGACGACGACAGCCGGAATATTTTCGCGCTCACGGCAGTGCTGAAAGCTAAAAAATACCCATGTCTTTCCGCATCAAGTGCTCTGAAAGGCCTGAAATTGTTGGAGGAAAACAAAAATATTGGCGCTGTACTCATGGACATGATGATGCCCGAAATGGACGGCTATGAAGCCATCGGAAAAATAAAAAGTGACACGGCGCTGCAGCATATTCCGGTTATTGCCATTACCGCGCAGGCCATGACAGGGGATAGGGAAAAATGTCTCGAAGCAGGTGCAGACGGATATATCAGCAAACCGGTGAACGTGGATCAATTGCTTGTTTTACTTAATAAATTACTCGGTTAG
- a CDS encoding CheR family methyltransferase — protein sequence MKSSEHNDELIEILLSDVLEVYGYDFTGYSRASLKRRILRLYEMDRFVSFAEYRYKIRTDPGYFKRFLEEITINVTEMFRDPEFYKTLRNEILPRLGTYPFIRIWIAGCSTGEEAYSVAIFLKELNLLQKSLIYATDINSEVVANARQAMIPLNKIKLYTENYIAAGGTENFIDYYTANYSLGKLNDELKSKIIFSTHNLVTDNSFNEFQLILCRNVLIYFDRPLQNKVFELFNNSLEKFGYLALGTKETLDFSGVAKNFERLKGEKIWRKIHE from the coding sequence TTGAAATCCTCTGAACATAACGACGAACTGATAGAAATTCTGCTTTCGGATGTGCTGGAAGTCTATGGCTACGATTTTACTGGCTATTCCCGCGCGTCCCTGAAACGCAGAATCCTGCGGCTTTATGAAATGGACAGGTTCGTAAGTTTCGCCGAATACCGATATAAAATCAGAACCGACCCGGGATATTTCAAAAGGTTTCTGGAGGAAATTACCATAAATGTCACCGAAATGTTCCGCGACCCGGAATTTTATAAGACTTTACGAAATGAAATTTTGCCCCGGCTCGGCACCTATCCTTTTATCCGTATATGGATCGCGGGCTGCAGCACGGGTGAAGAAGCCTATTCCGTCGCGATTTTTTTAAAGGAACTGAATCTTCTTCAGAAATCGCTGATTTACGCAACTGACATTAACAGTGAGGTCGTAGCCAATGCAAGACAGGCGATGATTCCGCTCAATAAAATAAAACTGTATACCGAAAATTATATCGCCGCCGGCGGAACTGAAAACTTTATCGATTACTACACCGCAAATTATTCCCTCGGAAAGTTGAATGATGAATTGAAATCGAAAATTATTTTTTCCACTCATAATCTGGTGACTGACAATTCCTTTAACGAATTTCAGCTGATTCTTTGTCGCAACGTGCTCATTTATTTCGACCGGCCGCTGCAGAACAAGGTTTTCGAGCTGTTCAACAACAGTCTTGAAAAATTCGGTTATCTGGCGCTGGGCACAAAGGAAACACTGGATTTCTCCGGCGTGGCAAAGAACTTTGAACGGTTGAAAGGCGAAAAAATTTGGCGCAAAATCCATGAATAA
- a CDS encoding chemotaxis protein CheB, which yields MKHCEALLIGGSAGSLEVLLKLLPGLKPALSFSIILVLHRKPGKDDILTNLLAARTEMMVKEVEEKEKMLPGTLYIAPPNYHLLIENDHTFSLDASEKVNFSRPSIDVTFESAAEVFGENLACLLLSGANSDGTAGLQAVKKYGGLALVQNPSAAVVDFMPQSALAHVNVDAVLNPTEMADYINKMA from the coding sequence ATGAAACACTGTGAAGCATTACTCATTGGCGGATCTGCCGGCAGCCTGGAGGTACTTCTGAAACTACTCCCGGGACTGAAGCCTGCACTCTCTTTTTCCATTATTCTGGTGCTCCACCGCAAACCCGGAAAAGACGATATTTTAACCAATCTGCTGGCGGCCAGAACCGAAATGATGGTAAAAGAAGTAGAGGAAAAAGAAAAGATGTTGCCTGGAACCCTATATATTGCTCCACCCAATTACCATTTGCTCATCGAAAATGATCACACTTTTTCGCTGGATGCCTCAGAGAAAGTCAATTTTTCCCGTCCGTCCATCGATGTAACTTTTGAAAGTGCTGCCGAAGTTTTTGGTGAAAACCTTGCCTGTTTGCTCCTTTCGGGGGCCAACAGCGACGGAACCGCAGGGTTACAGGCTGTTAAAAAATATGGGGGCTTGGCCCTTGTTCAGAATCCATCTGCGGCGGTGGTCGATTTTATGCCGCAATCTGCACTCGCTCACGTAAATGTTGATGCGGTGCTGAATCCCACAGAAATGGCTGATTATATAAATAAAATGGCGTAA
- a CDS encoding response regulator, which produces MKKKVFIFDDNIEILELCTEILQDIGCEVKTSPTTNNVVQQVTDYMPDLIFMDNWLPDISGIEATKLLKSNPKLKNIPVIYFSANSNISALASEAGADDFIAKPFDVYLFEKTVLKYTEKN; this is translated from the coding sequence ATGAAAAAGAAAGTGTTTATTTTCGATGATAATATCGAAATTTTAGAACTCTGTACCGAGATTCTTCAGGACATAGGCTGCGAAGTAAAAACATCGCCCACCACAAACAATGTGGTGCAGCAGGTTACCGATTACATGCCTGACCTGATTTTCATGGACAACTGGCTGCCGGATATTAGTGGAATCGAAGCAACAAAACTGCTTAAAAGCAATCCGAAACTGAAAAATATTCCGGTCATCTATTTTTCAGCAAATAGCAATATCAGCGCACTTGCAAGTGAGGCCGGCGCAGATGATTTCATCGCAAAACCTTTTGATGTTTATCTATTTGAAAAAACAGTACTCAAATACACCGAAAAAAATTAG
- a CDS encoding DNA-3-methyladenine glycosylase → MARISKSYFQEKSAPELARELLGKTLVRRFPDGSEIRSKITETEAYFGTDDLASHASKGRTPRTELMFGAGGHVYVYLIYGKYWLLNIVTGNKDTPEAVLIRGLEAVNGPGRIGNFLELDKSFYGEDLETSERIWLEDSDLEGEIISGPRVGVDYAGKEWRLMPWRFILKTK, encoded by the coding sequence GTGGCAAGAATTTCAAAATCTTATTTTCAGGAGAAAAGTGCACCTGAGCTTGCACGCGAGCTTTTGGGAAAAACACTGGTGCGCAGATTTCCGGACGGCAGTGAAATTCGCAGTAAGATTACTGAAACCGAAGCCTATTTCGGTACGGATGACCTGGCGAGCCACGCCAGCAAGGGCCGTACGCCGCGAACGGAACTGATGTTCGGTGCAGGTGGCCACGTTTATGTGTATCTTATTTACGGCAAATATTGGTTGCTGAATATTGTGACCGGAAACAAAGATACTCCTGAAGCTGTTCTCATCCGCGGCCTCGAAGCAGTGAACGGTCCGGGCAGAATTGGAAACTTTCTGGAGCTCGACAAAAGTTTCTACGGTGAGGATTTGGAAACATCTGAAAGAATATGGCTTGAAGATTCTGATCTGGAAGGCGAAATCATCAGCGGACCGCGCGTCGGCGTGGATTATGCGGGCAAAGAATGGCGCCTGATGCCGTGGCGTTTTATTTTAAAGACAAAATGA
- a CDS encoding cold-shock protein, whose product MADSFSKKENFKKKLQKQKEKAARREERKESNDKGKGLDDMIMYVDANGQLTSTPPQKGDDEDFDLGNIQLGAAPIEAENPIKSGIVTFFSEKGYGFITEDKSKENIFFHSNNCEEMIKKGNKVAFEIEKSPKGLSAINIKLVR is encoded by the coding sequence ATGGCGGATTCTTTCTCCAAAAAAGAAAACTTTAAGAAAAAACTTCAGAAACAAAAAGAAAAGGCTGCTCGACGCGAGGAGCGCAAGGAAAGCAATGACAAAGGTAAAGGCCTGGACGACATGATTATGTACGTCGATGCCAACGGACAGCTTACCAGCACCCCACCGCAAAAAGGTGATGATGAAGATTTTGACCTGGGAAATATTCAGTTAGGCGCGGCGCCTATCGAAGCTGAAAATCCTATTAAATCTGGAATTGTTACTTTTTTCAGCGAAAAAGGTTACGGGTTCATCACCGAAGATAAATCGAAGGAAAATATTTTCTTCCACAGCAATAACTGCGAAGAAATGATTAAGAAAGGCAACAAAGTAGCTTTCGAAATCGAAAAATCGCCCAAGGGACTTTCAGCCATCAATATCAAATTGGTTCGATAA